One window of Nicotiana tomentosiformis chromosome 11, ASM39032v3, whole genome shotgun sequence genomic DNA carries:
- the LOC104106940 gene encoding 110 kDa U5 small nuclear ribonucleoprotein component CLO yields the protein MDESLYDEFGNYIGPEIESDQESDREEEDEELPERSDDERAASDGEQPGASNGWLATQEDVDMDNQVVLAEDKKYYPTAEEVYGEEVETLVMDEDEQPLEMPIIKPVKNLKFELGVKDSSTYVSTQFLLGLMSNPALVRNVALVGHVHHGKTLFMDMLVEQTHHISTFDQNSEKHMRYTDTRIDEQERRISIKSVPMSLVLEDSNSKSYLCNIMDAPGHVNFSDEMTAALRLSDGAVLIVDAVEGVMVNTERAIRHAIQERIPIVLVINKVDRLITELKLPPKDAYFKLKHIIEAVNNQVTAASSIAGNAQVFDPALGNVCFASATAGWSFTLQSFAKLYVKLHGVAFDANKFASRLWGDFYFDSDTRSFKKKPPASGVERSFVQFVLEPLYKIYSQVIGEHKKSVEATLAELGVTLSNAAYRLNVRPLLRLACSAVFGSATGFTDMLVHHIPSAKAAAARKVEHIYTGPKDSAIYKAMEDCDSAGPLMVNVTKLYPKSDCSVFDAFGRVYSGEIMTGQTVRVLGEGYSPDDEEDMTVKEVTKLWVYQARYRIPISKAPPGAWVLIEGVDASIMKTATLCNAEFDEDVYIFRPLQFNTLPVVKTATEPLNPSELPKMVEGLRKISKSYPLAITKVEESGEHTILGTGELYLDSIMKDLRELYSEVEVKVADPVVSFCETVVESSSMKCFAETPNKKNKITMIAEPLERGLAEDIENSVVSIDWPRKKLGDFFQTKYDWDLLAARSIWAFGPDKQGPNILLDDTLSSEVDKSLLNAVKDSIVQGFQWGAREGPLCDEPIRNVKFKIVDAKIAPEPINRGTGQIIPTARRVTYSSFLMATPRLMEPVYYVEIQTPMDCLSAIYTVLSRRRGHVTADVPQPGTPAYIVKAFLPVIESFGFETDLRYHTQGQAFCLSVFDHWAIVPGDPLDKSIVLRPLEPAPIQHLAREFMVKTRRRKGMSEDVSINKFFDEAMMVELAQQDADLHLQMM from the exons ATGGATGAAAGTTTATATGATGAATTTGGGAACTATATAGGTCCTGAAATTGAGTCTGATCAGGAAAGTGATAGGGAAGAGGAAGACGAGGAGCTCCCCGAGAGAAGTGATGATGAGAGGGCTGCATCTGATGGCGAGCAGCCTGGTGCATCGAATGGATGGCTGGCCACTCAAGAGGATGTTGACATGGATAACCAAGTTGTCCTTGCTGAAGACAAGAAATACTACCCAACAGCCGAAGAGGTTTACGGTGAAGAGGTCGAGACATTGGTGATGGATGAAGATGAACAGCCTCTTGAAATGCCGATAATTAAACCGGTGAAGAATCTCAAGTTTGAACTTGGGGTAAAGGATTCGTCCACCTATGTTTCGACTCAATTTCTCTTAGGTCTGATGTCGAACCCAGCATTGGTTAGAAATGTTGCTTTAGTGGGACACGTACATCATGGGAAGACTTTGTTTATGGATATGCTGGTGGAGCAAACCCACCATATATCTACTTTTGATCAGAATAGTGAGAAGCATATGAGGTATACAGACACAAGAATAGATGAGCAAGAAAGGAGGATATCAATTAAGTCTGTCCCTATGTCACTCGTCCTGGAAGACAGCAATTCAAAGTCTTACCTCTGCAACATTATGGATGCTCCTGGTCATGTCAACTTCTCGGATGAGATGACAGCTGCTTTGAGACTTTCTGATGGTGCAGTTTTGATTGTTGATGCTGTTGAAGGAGTGATG GTAAATACAGAAAGGGCCATTCGGCATGCGATTCAAGAACGTATTCCTATTGTTCTTGTGATTAACAAG GTTGACAGATTGATAACTGAGCTTAAATTGCCTCCAAAGGACGCCTACTtcaaattaaaacacataattgaAGCTGTCAACAATCAAGTTACAGCTGCCTCGTCCATAGCTGGAAATGCACAAGTTTTCGATCCTGCGTTAGGGAATGTCTGCTTTGCAAGTGCAACAGCAGGATGGTCGTTCACACTGCAGTCATTTGCCAAACTGTATGTTAAGCTTCATGGAGTTGCATTTGATGCCAACAAGTTTGCTTCGCGGCTTTGGGGGGACTTCTACTTTGATTCTGACACAAGAAGTTTCAAGAAGAAACCGCCTGCAAGTGGGGTCGAAAGATCTTTTGTGCAGTTCGTTCTTGAACCTCTTTACAAAATCTATAGCCAAGTGATTGGAGAGCACAAGAAGAGTGTTGAAGCAACCCTGGCAGAACTTGGTGTGACGCTTAGCAATGCAGCTTATCGTCTAAATGTAAGGCCTCTGCTGAGGCTGGCTTGCAGTGCTGTTTTTGGCTCTGCCACTGGGTTTACTGACATGTTGGTTCATCACATTCCTTCTGCTAAAGCTGCTGCAGCTAGGAAAGTGGAGCACATATACACGGGTCCAAAGGATTCAGCAATTTACAAAGCAATGGAAGATTGTGACTCCGCTGGCCCTTTGATGGTTAATGTGACCAAGCTGTATCCCAAATCAGATTGTAGTGTTTTTGATGCTTTTGGTAGGGTTTACAGCGGGGAAATAATGACAGGGCAGACAGTACGCGTTTTGGGAGAGGGCTATTCACCTGATGATGAGGAGGATATGACTGTAAAAGAAGTCACAAAGCTGTGGGTATATCAAGCTCGATACAGGATACCCATAAGTAAGGCTCCTCCAGGTGCTTGGGTGCTGATTGAAGGAGTGGATGCTTCAATCATGAAAACTGCTACTCTTTGTAACGCGGAATTTGACGAGGATGTGTACATATTCCGGCCCCTTCAGTTCAATACTCTTCCCGTGGTGAAAACAGCAACTGAGCCTTTGAATCCTAGCGAGTTGCCCAAAATGGTGGAGGGGCTTAGGAAAATCAGCAAGAGTTATCCTCTTGCAATCACAAAGGTTGAAGAGTCTGGTGAACACACAATATTGGGTACTGGTGAATTGTACCTAGATTCCATAATGAAGGACCTTAGGGAGCTTTACTCCGAGGTGGAAGTGAAG GTGGCTGATCCAGTTGTTTCATTCTGCGAAACTGTAGTGGAGTCGTCTTCAATGAAATGTTTTGCTGAAACAcctaataagaaaaataaaattaccatG ATTGCGGAACCATTAGAGAGAGGACTTGCTGAGGACATCGAGAACAGTGTTGTAAGCATAGATTGGCCTAGAAAGAAACTTGGTGACTTTTTTCAAACCAAATATGACTGGGATCTGCTTGCTGCACGATCTATTTGGGCATTTGGACCTGATAAGCAG GGACCTAACATCTTATTGGATGATACACTCTCCAGTGAAGTGGACAAGAGCTTGTTGAATGCCGTTAAAGATTCTATTGTTCAGGG GTTTCAATGGGGAGCTCGGGAAGGACCCCTATGTGATGAGCCCATTAGAAATGTTAAATTCAAAATAGTTGATGCAAAGATTGCACCTGAGCCAATTAATCGTGGAACAGGTCAGATTATTCCAACTGCACGACGTGTAACCTACTCTTCTTTCCTTATGGCGACACCCAGGCTTATGGAACCTGTGTATTATGTGGAG ATCCAAACACCCATGGATTGTCTCTCTGCTATATACACCGTGTTGTCTCGCAGGCGTGGACATGTTACTGCTGATGTTCCTCAACCTGGGACACCTGCCTACATCGTCAAG GCATTTTTACCTGTTATCGAGTCCTTTGGTTTCGAAACCGACTTGAGGTATCACACCCAAGGGCAGGCGTTTTGTCTTTCAGTGTTTGATCATTGGGCTATTGTTCCTGGAGATCCTCTTGACAAGAGCATCGTTTTACGACCACTAGAGCCTGCCCCAATTCAGCATCTGGCTCGTGAGTTCATGGTGAAGACAAGGCGTAGAAAG GGAATGAGTGAAGACGTTAGCATCAACAAATTCTTTGATGAGGCTATGATGGTGGAGCTTGCGCAGCAGGATGCAGATCTTCACCTGCAGATGATGTAG
- the LOC104106941 gene encoding probable protein phosphatase 2C 27 has product MCIQDSEQVNEGMENLNISKTDNNFKNQSLLTEAELQHTQIENYEKITTSSHSVMRNSFPLESISEDTTIADRKQILFNNFLPTLRSGDWSDIGGRLDMEDTHICIVDLAKNFGHNILGEEAISFYGVFDGHGGKGASQFVRDYLPRIIVEDADFPLELEKVVTRSFVETDAAFAKSCSLDSALSSGTTALTAMIFGRSLLVANAGDCRAVVSRHGLAIEMSKDHRPCCISERTRIESVGGFVDDGYLNGQLGVSRALGNWHIKGLKEVEKGGPLSAEPELKLLTLTKEDEFLIIGSDGIWDVFRSQNAVDFARRRLQEHNNVKLCCKEIVDEAKKRGAIDNLTVVMVCFHAEPPPPVVFQRSKIRKSISAEGLENLRSLLEG; this is encoded by the exons ATGTGCATTCAAGACTCAGAACAAGTGAATGAGGGTATGGAGAATTTGAACATTTCAAAGACTGATAACAATTTCAAGAACCAATCTTTGCTTACTGAAGCTGAATTACAACATACCCAGATTGAGAATTATGAAAAAATTACAACTTCTAGCCATTCTGTGATGAGAAACTCATTCCCA CTGGAAAGTATTTCGGAAGACACAACTATTGCAGATAGGAAACAGATACTCTTTAATAACTTCCTCCCGACCCTTAGGTCTGGAGATTGGTCTGATATTGGAGGTCGTCTTGACATGGAAGACACTCACATCTGTATTGTGGATCTAGCTAAGAATTTTGGCCATAATATACTTGGTGAGGAAGCTATTTCCTTCTATGGA GTCTTTGATGGACATGGTGGGAAGGGAGCATCACAATTTGTTCGTGACTACTTACCAAGGATCATTGTTGAGGATGCTGATTTTCCATTGGAACTTGAGAAAGTGGTCACAAGATCTTTCGTAGAGACAGATGCTGCCTTTGCCAAGTCATGCTCTCTTGATTCAGCCTTGTCCTCAGGCACTACTGCACTCACTGCAATGATATTTGGAAG ATCACTACTTGTGGCAAATGCTGGTGACTGTCGAGCAGTTGTATCTCGACATGGACTTGCTATAGAAATGTCAAAGGACCACAGACCTTGTTGTATTAGTGAAAGAACTCGTATCGAGTCCGTGGGAGGATTTGTTGATGATGGCTACTTGAATGGACAGCTAGGCGTGAGCCGGGCATTAGGTAACTGGCACATTAAAGGACTGAAGGAGGTTGAAAAGGGCGGGCCATTGAGCGCTGAACCTGAACTGAAATTGCTGACGTTGACAAAGGAAGACGAGTTCCTGATTATCGGTAGTGATGGAATTTGGGATGTTTTCCGAAGCCAAAATGCTGTGGATTTTGCTCGTCGGAGATTGCAAGAGCATAACAATGTGAAGTTATGCTGCAAGGAAATAGTAGACGAGGCCAAAAAGCGCGGTGCCATAGACAACTTAACAGTAGTCATGGTATGTTTTCACGCGGAGCCTCCACCTCCAGTTGTTTTTCAAAGATCAAAAATAAGGAAAAGTATTTCCGCTGAAGGGCTTGAGAATCTAAGATCTTTACTTGAAGGCTAG
- the LOC138901065 gene encoding uncharacterized protein, translating into MSLIEGVAQNGTFPVAPAVSQAGRGVQTPTTPAPEYMAPQYQDPAAPRVRVIQPVVAAQASDRPAMSSKALLRLNKFTKLFPVHLSGVPSEDPQDYLDRFHKVLRNMGIVETNGVDFAAFRMTGSAKRWWIDYMLTRPAGLPALTWDQFSQLFLEKYLPVTLREDYRRQFECLLQGNMIVTQYETRFADLA; encoded by the coding sequence ATGAGCCTTatagagggtgtggcccagaatggtacatttccagtggcaccagctgtctcacaggctgggagaggagtgcagactcccactactcccgctccggagtacatggctccccagtatcaggatcCAGCAGCCCCGCGAGTTAGGGTAATTCAACCGGTGGTTGCTGCACAGGccagtgataggcccgccatgtcttctaaggctttattgaggttgaacaagtttactaagctctttccagttcacttaagTGGtgtaccttctgaggacccacaagattatcttgaccgcttccataaggtactgcggaacatgggtatagtcgaGACCAATGGGGTGGATTTTGCTGCGTTTcggatgacgggttccgccaaaaGGTGGTGGatagattatatgttgaccagaccagctgggttgcctgcacttacctgggatcagttctctcagctatttctagagaaataCCTCCctgtcacattgagagaggattaccgtagGCAGTTTGAGTGTCTCCTGCAGGGCAATATGATTGTTACTCAATACGAGACCCGTTTTGCTGATCTAGCATAG